From one Bacteroides intestinalis DSM 17393 genomic stretch:
- a CDS encoding SusC/RagA family TonB-linked outer membrane protein — protein MENINLNNNDRSASSLWKSMMFVLLCFLMTLPMSAQNRIVRGTVVDQTGETVIGANVRVNGTTRGVITDINGEFEIAADANEKLTVSFIGYVDAVVTANKTTLKITLQEDSQALDEVVVVGYGTQKKATLTGAVSAINNKEIAITKNENVVNMLSGKIPGVRIFQKSSQPGEFDNALDIRGMGEPLIVVDGVPRDKAYFSRMDANEIDNVSVLKDASAAIYGVRAANGVILVTTKRGEASNGKFDITFSANYGWQQFLYVPQTASAADHMLLINEKYYNAFGDNTYPNRTPAKYTWEQMMEYSTGKKKSTNWTKELFDDNVPQQQYNISVNGGSEKVNYFFNLGYLKQEGSYKSGSLNYDRWNFRSNIDAKITNRLKASVQASGYMDEKNQPFTDIWSVYKKAWTYRPTSEAYVDGDHNYPAWDSEMGEPENPVAAINSDLTGYRREKRVNFNGSLTLTYDIPGVKGLNAKAFYSYDYSSTNNTQYKRPYKLYNRREDGTLESFERNPDSNLRRSTDPGYATTMQLSLNYARKFGDHNVSAMVLFEEQYNNWDSFYAQRVMQLVGEYLIYGEEEGQIGSMGGAGDVTRQAYVGKLTYDYKGRYMVDFSFREDGSSRYPKDGRWGFFPGVSAGWRISEEPFVKELVPFLTNLKLRGSWGKMGDDGAAGTYPETAVAYNINKDRIAWFYNGILMTGVEPTAIPNPDKTWYTSKTVNLGLDFDLWNQKLSGTVEFFKRKREGLLATASTVVPGTVGANLPQENLNADQTFGWEISLNHRNRVGDVNYWVGGQISATKNRWDYRLDSQASNSMDAWRRRDVSGRNKDIWFSYEEGGRFSSYEQIRYHDLTGGGYGQGTLPGDYYYKDWNGDGIINGEDNHPMASYNLPVFNYGFVMGADWKGIDVSMNWQGAAGVYNSYDEVFTEVGPFNGGAVLDIYLDRWHTVNPSDDPFNPNTKWVSGLYPATGHSFSNAGTGIKNTSYLRLKTLEVGYTLPKTWIAKAGIQNLRIYFNAYNLLTFTGLDNIDPERPGRQGGANNNADSGILFYNYPVNRTFNIGATIKF, from the coding sequence ATGGAAAATATAAATCTGAATAATAATGATAGAAGTGCATCCTCCTTATGGAAATCGATGATGTTTGTGCTTCTATGCTTCCTGATGACGTTACCTATGTCGGCCCAGAACCGCATCGTTCGCGGTACTGTGGTTGATCAGACGGGTGAAACTGTCATTGGAGCTAATGTTCGGGTCAATGGGACCACACGAGGTGTCATAACCGATATTAATGGTGAATTTGAGATAGCTGCCGATGCTAATGAAAAATTGACAGTATCTTTTATCGGCTATGTGGATGCTGTGGTTACGGCAAATAAGACCACTTTGAAGATTACACTACAAGAAGATAGTCAAGCTTTGGACGAAGTCGTGGTTGTAGGTTATGGTACACAGAAGAAAGCTACATTGACAGGTGCGGTTTCTGCCATTAATAATAAGGAAATTGCTATTACCAAGAATGAGAATGTGGTAAATATGCTTTCAGGTAAGATTCCTGGTGTGCGTATTTTCCAAAAGAGTTCGCAGCCTGGTGAATTTGATAATGCCCTTGATATTCGTGGTATGGGTGAACCGCTGATTGTGGTTGATGGCGTTCCTCGTGACAAGGCTTATTTCTCTCGTATGGATGCCAATGAAATTGATAATGTATCCGTATTGAAAGATGCTTCTGCAGCTATCTATGGTGTGCGTGCTGCTAATGGTGTAATTTTGGTTACTACTAAACGTGGTGAAGCTTCTAATGGTAAGTTCGACATTACGTTCTCTGCTAATTATGGTTGGCAACAGTTCCTTTATGTGCCACAGACTGCAAGTGCCGCAGACCACATGCTGCTTATCAATGAAAAATACTATAATGCTTTCGGCGACAATACTTATCCTAACCGTACTCCTGCTAAATATACTTGGGAACAAATGATGGAGTATAGTACCGGAAAGAAGAAAAGTACGAACTGGACAAAAGAATTATTCGATGATAATGTTCCGCAGCAACAGTACAATATCAGTGTGAACGGTGGTTCGGAAAAAGTGAACTACTTCTTTAATCTCGGTTATTTGAAACAGGAAGGTTCTTATAAAAGTGGTTCTTTGAATTACGATCGTTGGAATTTCCGTAGCAATATTGATGCAAAAATTACTAACCGTTTGAAGGCTTCTGTACAGGCTAGTGGTTATATGGATGAAAAGAACCAACCGTTTACCGATATTTGGAGCGTATATAAGAAAGCTTGGACTTACCGTCCGACTTCAGAAGCTTATGTAGACGGTGATCATAACTATCCTGCCTGGGATAGTGAAATGGGCGAACCTGAAAACCCTGTAGCTGCTATCAATAGTGATCTCACCGGTTATCGCCGTGAGAAACGTGTTAACTTTAATGGTTCCTTGACATTGACTTACGACATTCCAGGCGTAAAGGGTTTGAATGCAAAAGCTTTTTATAGCTATGATTATTCTTCTACCAATAATACACAATACAAACGTCCGTATAAATTGTATAACAGGAGAGAAGATGGTACTTTGGAAAGCTTTGAACGTAATCCTGACAGCAATTTGCGCCGTAGCACTGATCCGGGATACGCAACAACAATGCAACTCTCTTTGAATTATGCCCGTAAGTTCGGTGATCATAATGTGAGTGCCATGGTATTGTTTGAAGAGCAGTATAACAATTGGGATAGTTTCTATGCACAACGTGTCATGCAGTTGGTAGGTGAATACTTGATTTATGGTGAAGAAGAAGGCCAGATTGGTTCTATGGGTGGTGCAGGTGACGTAACCCGACAGGCCTATGTCGGTAAACTGACCTATGACTACAAAGGTCGCTATATGGTAGATTTCTCTTTCCGTGAAGATGGTTCGTCTCGCTATCCGAAAGATGGCCGATGGGGATTTTTCCCGGGTGTATCTGCCGGTTGGCGTATTAGTGAAGAACCATTTGTGAAAGAGTTAGTCCCTTTCCTTACCAACTTGAAACTTCGCGGTTCTTGGGGAAAGATGGGTGATGATGGTGCTGCAGGTACTTATCCTGAAACAGCGGTGGCTTATAATATTAATAAAGACAGGATCGCTTGGTTTTATAACGGCATTTTGATGACTGGTGTAGAGCCAACTGCCATTCCGAATCCAGATAAGACTTGGTATACTTCAAAAACGGTGAATTTGGGTTTAGATTTCGACCTTTGGAATCAAAAATTGAGTGGTACGGTCGAATTCTTTAAGCGTAAACGTGAAGGTTTGCTTGCTACAGCTTCAACGGTTGTTCCGGGTACAGTTGGTGCAAATTTACCTCAAGAGAACTTAAATGCTGACCAGACTTTCGGTTGGGAGATCAGTTTGAATCACCGGAATCGTGTGGGTGATGTGAACTATTGGGTAGGCGGACAAATTTCTGCCACAAAGAATCGTTGGGATTATCGTTTGGATAGTCAGGCCAGCAACTCTATGGATGCATGGAGGCGTCGCGATGTATCTGGACGTAACAAAGATATCTGGTTCTCTTATGAAGAAGGAGGACGTTTCAGCAGTTATGAACAAATTCGCTATCACGACCTTACTGGTGGTGGATATGGGCAGGGAACTTTACCTGGTGACTATTATTACAAGGACTGGAACGGTGATGGTATCATAAATGGTGAGGACAATCATCCGATGGCATCTTACAACTTGCCGGTATTCAACTATGGTTTTGTAATGGGAGCCGATTGGAAAGGCATTGATGTATCTATGAACTGGCAAGGCGCAGCAGGTGTTTACAATTCATACGATGAGGTCTTCACAGAGGTAGGTCCGTTCAATGGTGGTGCGGTATTGGATATTTATCTAGATCGCTGGCATACGGTTAATCCGAGTGATGACCCATTCAATCCGAACACGAAGTGGGTATCCGGTCTCTATCCGGCCACAGGTCATAGTTTTAGCAATGCCGGAACGGGTATCAAGAATACATCTTATCTGCGCTTGAAAACGCTGGAAGTTGGCTATACATTGCCTAAAACTTGGATAGCCAAAGCAGGAATTCAGAATCTTCGTATCTATTTCAATGCCTATAACCTCTTGACATTTACAGGTCTGGATAATATAGACCCGGAACGTCCGGGACGTCAGGGCGGTGCGAACAATAATGCTGATTCTGGAATTTTGTTCTATAACTACCCTGTGAACCGTACGTTTAATATTGGTGCAACCATCAAATTCTAA
- a CDS encoding PL29 family lyase N-terminal domain-containing protein produces MNKRFFNALLLGAVVLSTGTFVSCDNDDVDDLKSRVSVIEVAIDDIKTQLSKALMTGASITKVDESNGTYTLTLSDGQKIVIKPGGGNISIVVTDTEAIITIEGEEYILPLGSLVNSLIYSPETIDGIVEIGNTATTVNFLARPALKSLDGAEFTIAESHVLTRAADGEQFKVSGDVTLEGDFIKVPIKALGEAEAGKTYAVSLQLNLKGTIIGSNYFTVKVSDDFSSIAEDLGGVTIKADYNPQDLADGFKEMTINGLDLLKDLNFKDLFSELPERAEFAIAAASKQPGGKAQEKIEMLKSSLKADGTWKFSERPGTSFNENTDRSGFLINVLADDIVKAKIYVVVTDPLAVVADDVFKGSLKGLGEPHVEYGEMPAEGTNEGAPVVFAPGVNSLNLYDVIANGKLSLKHGEGGAKIVEALQGYIAEVDGDNLVYSDGSSLVVDDFGKQLQGNVVYYNRQTSIASSQRRSWTMSDDEKKAFAGAECNGEILNGFDGLNGSTMVANGLKITNEGNFETTEAYGGWALRVGFGVRFEYAYGSRDISDGCLCFLWINRRDCAEGVVDNPTKIEE; encoded by the coding sequence ATGAACAAACGATTTTTTAATGCGCTCCTTTTGGGAGCAGTGGTTCTTTCAACAGGAACTTTTGTTTCATGTGACAATGATGATGTTGATGATCTGAAGTCAAGAGTGTCAGTAATTGAGGTAGCAATTGATGACATCAAAACTCAATTAAGTAAAGCCTTGATGACTGGTGCGAGCATTACGAAGGTAGATGAAAGTAATGGCACGTATACATTAACGTTGAGTGATGGGCAAAAGATTGTAATTAAGCCGGGTGGAGGAAATATCTCTATAGTAGTTACTGATACGGAGGCTATCATTACAATAGAAGGTGAAGAATATATCCTTCCATTAGGTTCTTTAGTGAATTCTTTGATTTATAGTCCGGAGACAATAGATGGTATTGTAGAGATCGGTAATACTGCTACCACAGTGAATTTCTTGGCAAGACCGGCTCTCAAAAGCTTGGATGGTGCCGAATTTACAATTGCTGAATCTCATGTGCTTACTCGTGCAGCTGATGGTGAACAGTTTAAAGTGAGCGGAGATGTGACATTGGAAGGCGATTTCATAAAAGTACCTATTAAGGCTCTTGGTGAAGCGGAAGCTGGAAAAACTTATGCTGTATCTCTTCAGTTGAATTTAAAAGGAACGATTATTGGCTCTAATTACTTTACTGTGAAAGTGTCTGATGACTTTTCTTCCATAGCTGAAGATTTAGGAGGTGTTACGATTAAAGCGGATTATAATCCCCAAGATCTTGCGGATGGTTTTAAGGAAATGACAATTAATGGTTTGGATTTATTGAAAGATTTGAACTTTAAAGATTTGTTCTCAGAACTTCCGGAAAGGGCTGAGTTTGCTATTGCAGCAGCAAGTAAACAACCGGGGGGCAAAGCACAGGAAAAAATTGAAATGCTGAAGTCTAGTTTGAAAGCTGACGGTACGTGGAAATTTAGTGAAAGACCGGGAACAAGCTTTAATGAGAATACAGATCGTTCAGGGTTCTTGATAAACGTGCTTGCAGATGACATTGTGAAGGCTAAAATTTATGTAGTAGTAACAGATCCGTTGGCTGTTGTTGCAGATGACGTGTTTAAAGGCTCTTTGAAAGGCTTAGGTGAACCACATGTGGAATATGGTGAGATGCCTGCAGAAGGTACGAACGAAGGTGCTCCTGTTGTTTTTGCTCCTGGAGTAAACAGTCTTAATTTATATGATGTGATAGCCAATGGCAAATTGTCTTTGAAACATGGTGAGGGTGGTGCCAAAATTGTAGAGGCTCTTCAGGGGTATATCGCTGAGGTTGATGGTGATAATCTTGTTTATTCTGATGGTTCGTCTTTGGTCGTGGATGATTTTGGTAAACAACTCCAAGGTAATGTTGTCTATTATAACCGCCAGACTTCTATCGCTTCTTCTCAACGTCGTAGTTGGACTATGAGTGACGATGAAAAGAAAGCGTTTGCCGGTGCTGAGTGCAATGGTGAAATTCTGAATGGATTTGATGGGCTTAATGGTTCTACTATGGTGGCTAATGGTCTTAAAATCACAAACGAGGGTAACTTCGAAACAACAGAGGCTTATGGTGGCTGGGCTCTTCGTGTAGGCTTTGGTGTTCGCTTTGAATATGCTTATGGCTCTAGAGATATTAGTGATGGCTGTTTGTGCTTCCTTTGGATCAATCGTCGTGATTGTGCTGAGGGTGTAGTAGATAACCCCACTAAGATAGAAGAGTAA
- a CDS encoding family 43 glycosylhydrolase yields the protein MKKLAKLVSITLVSGLISSCTSEQVPVKNDRIVTNPIDLNYRFQPNDESRREAADPVLEYFKGYYYMFASKSGGYWRSEDLAKWEYIPCTTIPTMEDYAPTILVYGDTLYFTASSGNTRIYKNAHPEKDTWEEVDTKFEFPQHDPAFFKDDDERVYFYWGCSDVDPIMGVEVDPKDAFRAIGEPKALIQHNCDKYGWEVPGKNNEEPRQGWNEGPCVLKHNGRYYLQYAAPGTQYRIYGDGNYVGDNPLGPFEYVEDNPFSFKPGGFIGGAGHGHTFKDKYGNYWHVASMTISVRHWFERRLGLFPVVVSEKYGMYALTTFADYPFCIPDRKVDFEKEDINMGWNLLSYKKKVSSSSHFEGYEPELANDEKVETWWAAQTGNVGEWLQIDLGKPMEVNAIQVNFADHNFNVHAPHDPVVYQYCIEGSTNGKEWTRLVDEEKNLQDAPHKLHTLNVPAKVQYLKICNTKDMEGSFSLFDLRVFGQGGGKVPAEVTGFQASRDNNDKRIYRFTWNPQENVTGYILRWGIQKEKLTHSMVVYENQYEARYFNRDSEYYFSVSAFNENGVGK from the coding sequence ATGAAGAAATTAGCGAAATTAGTGAGTATAACTTTAGTTTCAGGACTGATAAGTAGTTGTACTTCCGAGCAAGTTCCGGTTAAGAATGATAGAATTGTAACCAATCCTATTGATCTGAACTATCGTTTCCAACCTAATGATGAGTCACGGCGTGAAGCGGCTGATCCTGTACTGGAATATTTTAAAGGATACTATTATATGTTTGCCTCTAAATCCGGTGGATACTGGCGTTCTGAAGACCTGGCAAAATGGGAATATATCCCTTGTACAACCATTCCAACGATGGAAGATTATGCTCCGACCATCCTTGTTTATGGTGATACTCTTTATTTTACGGCATCCAGTGGAAACACCCGTATTTATAAAAACGCTCATCCTGAAAAGGACACTTGGGAAGAAGTAGATACAAAGTTTGAGTTTCCTCAACATGATCCGGCATTCTTTAAAGATGATGATGAAAGGGTGTATTTTTATTGGGGATGTTCGGATGTGGATCCGATAATGGGAGTAGAGGTGGATCCCAAAGATGCCTTCCGAGCTATTGGAGAGCCTAAAGCTTTGATTCAACATAATTGTGATAAATATGGTTGGGAAGTTCCTGGTAAGAACAATGAAGAACCACGTCAAGGTTGGAATGAAGGTCCATGTGTACTGAAACATAATGGTCGCTATTATTTGCAATATGCAGCTCCCGGTACTCAATACCGTATTTATGGTGATGGTAATTATGTTGGTGATAATCCGTTAGGCCCGTTTGAATATGTGGAAGACAATCCATTCTCTTTTAAGCCCGGAGGTTTCATCGGTGGTGCTGGTCATGGACATACATTCAAAGATAAATATGGTAATTACTGGCATGTAGCATCTATGACTATTTCTGTTCGTCATTGGTTTGAACGTCGTTTAGGCTTATTCCCGGTAGTTGTTTCTGAGAAGTATGGTATGTATGCGTTGACAACTTTTGCTGATTATCCTTTCTGTATTCCTGATCGGAAGGTCGATTTTGAAAAGGAAGATATTAATATGGGATGGAACTTGCTTTCATATAAGAAAAAAGTATCCTCGTCTTCACATTTTGAGGGGTATGAACCAGAATTGGCTAATGATGAAAAAGTTGAAACCTGGTGGGCTGCTCAAACTGGCAATGTTGGTGAATGGCTACAAATAGATCTTGGGAAACCAATGGAAGTGAATGCCATTCAGGTGAATTTCGCAGATCATAATTTTAATGTACATGCGCCCCATGATCCTGTGGTTTATCAATATTGTATAGAAGGTTCTACAAATGGCAAAGAGTGGACTCGTCTGGTGGATGAAGAAAAAAATCTGCAGGATGCTCCTCATAAACTGCATACTTTGAATGTTCCTGCGAAAGTGCAATATCTAAAAATCTGTAACACTAAAGACATGGAAGGTAGTTTTTCTCTGTTCGATTTGCGCGTCTTTGGTCAAGGTGGTGGTAAGGTGCCTGCCGAAGTTACAGGATTCCAGGCTTCACGTGATAATAATGATAAACGTATCTACCGGTTTACATGGAATCCGCAGGAAAATGTAACAGGGTATATTTTACGTTGGGGAATACAAAAAGAGAAATTGACTCACTCTATGGTGGTTTACGAAAATCAATATGAGGCTCGTTATTTCAATAGGGATTCTGAATATTACTTCTCTGTGAGTGCTTTTAATGAGAATGGTGTAGGCAAATAA
- a CDS encoding glycoside hydrolase family 31 protein: protein MRKLLAFLCICVQIVPSWGQSVLRTPNGVKVETGTTCMELECFSSSIIRVKKYPVGKTPDKQSLSVTMQPEKVKYKLQETKGEVILATSELVAIMDIAQKQVRFTDKDGKVLLAEKPSSIGFTPFNDAGNSTYQVRQTFVLDSDEAIYGLGQHQQGRMNQRNQTIFLQQANTEICIPLVHSIKGYALFWDNYSPTTFTDNAEGMTFDSAVGDLCDYYFVYGGGADGVVAGLRELTGQAPMFPLWTYGFWQSRERYVSQDELVGVVRKYRDLKIPLDGIIQDWRYWGEDHKDWNAVEFRNPKFSDPKKMMEEVHRLNAHAIISVWPSFGPETGIYAELKSQNKLMVHETFPQNNGVKVYDTYDPVARDIYWKYMNKNMFSIGMDGWWLDATEPEHGPIKEGDLDFQTYLGSFRKVRNAFPIVSVGGVYDHQRQETSDKRVFILTRSAFAGQQRYAAQAWSGDVVSDWGVLRNQISAALNLSLTGIPYWNSDIGGFFSANKFPEGVKDPAFHELYVRWMQFATFTGMMRSHGTNTPREIFMFGERGYWAFDAQEKMINLRYRLLPYIYSTSWKITSEGESLMRALFSDFPEDKEVLDLGDEYLFGKSILVAPVTSETRSRSLYLPAGTRWIDFWTGEVQDGGCEITRETPVDIIPLYVKAGSIIPVGPTVQFATEKSWDDLQLRIYPGANGEFTLYEDEDDNYNYEKGKYSTIRMTWNDKERKLTIHPRQGNYNGMLQERKFHIVLVNGQDGLGLDNESYTVNVEYQGKKINIKLP from the coding sequence ATGAGAAAACTATTAGCATTCTTATGTATCTGTGTACAGATTGTCCCGTCATGGGGGCAATCTGTTCTGCGTACTCCAAATGGGGTAAAAGTAGAGACTGGAACGACTTGTATGGAGTTGGAATGTTTCTCTTCTTCTATCATCCGCGTGAAGAAATATCCAGTCGGAAAGACACCTGATAAGCAATCATTGTCTGTCACTATGCAACCAGAAAAGGTAAAATACAAATTGCAAGAGACAAAAGGTGAAGTGATTCTTGCTACTTCCGAATTAGTAGCAATTATGGATATTGCCCAAAAACAAGTTCGTTTTACTGATAAAGATGGTAAGGTCTTGTTAGCTGAGAAGCCTTCTTCTATTGGTTTTACTCCATTCAATGATGCGGGAAATTCTACCTATCAGGTTCGCCAGACTTTCGTGTTGGATAGTGATGAGGCCATTTATGGTTTGGGACAACACCAGCAGGGGCGGATGAACCAGCGTAACCAGACTATTTTCCTGCAACAGGCGAATACGGAAATCTGTATTCCTTTGGTTCATTCTATCAAAGGTTATGCTTTATTTTGGGATAATTATTCTCCCACAACTTTCACTGATAATGCAGAGGGTATGACCTTTGATTCGGCAGTGGGTGATTTGTGTGATTATTACTTTGTTTATGGTGGTGGAGCGGATGGAGTTGTGGCTGGATTGCGTGAACTAACCGGACAAGCTCCTATGTTCCCACTTTGGACTTATGGCTTTTGGCAATCAAGAGAACGCTATGTTAGTCAGGATGAGCTGGTAGGCGTGGTCAGGAAGTATCGTGATTTAAAAATTCCCTTGGATGGTATCATTCAGGATTGGCGTTACTGGGGTGAGGATCATAAAGACTGGAATGCAGTTGAGTTCCGTAATCCGAAGTTCTCTGATCCTAAAAAGATGATGGAAGAAGTACATCGTTTGAATGCTCATGCCATTATTTCAGTATGGCCTTCTTTTGGTCCGGAAACCGGGATTTATGCAGAATTGAAATCACAGAATAAGTTGATGGTGCATGAGACTTTTCCACAGAATAATGGAGTGAAAGTATATGATACCTATGATCCGGTAGCAAGAGATATCTACTGGAAATATATGAATAAGAATATGTTCAGCATCGGAATGGATGGCTGGTGGCTGGATGCAACCGAACCGGAACATGGTCCGATAAAAGAGGGTGATTTGGACTTTCAGACTTATCTGGGCTCTTTCCGCAAGGTTCGTAATGCTTTTCCGATTGTGAGCGTGGGAGGTGTATATGATCATCAAAGACAGGAAACTTCTGATAAGCGTGTTTTCATTCTGACTCGTTCTGCCTTTGCCGGTCAGCAACGTTATGCTGCACAAGCGTGGTCGGGTGATGTGGTTTCTGATTGGGGTGTGCTACGTAATCAGATATCTGCAGCGTTAAATCTCTCTTTGACAGGTATTCCTTATTGGAACTCGGATATTGGTGGTTTCTTCTCTGCCAACAAATTTCCGGAAGGTGTAAAGGATCCGGCATTCCATGAATTGTATGTACGCTGGATGCAATTTGCTACTTTTACAGGGATGATGCGTTCGCATGGTACAAACACGCCTCGGGAAATCTTCATGTTTGGTGAACGTGGATATTGGGCTTTCGATGCACAAGAGAAAATGATCAATCTCCGTTATCGCCTGTTGCCTTATATTTATTCAACTTCATGGAAGATTACTTCTGAAGGTGAAAGCTTGATGCGTGCTTTATTCTCAGATTTCCCTGAAGATAAGGAAGTGCTGGATTTGGGTGATGAATATCTTTTCGGAAAATCTATATTAGTAGCTCCGGTTACCAGCGAGACCAGAAGTCGCTCTTTATATTTGCCGGCAGGAACCCGGTGGATTGATTTCTGGACTGGCGAAGTTCAAGACGGTGGATGTGAAATCACTCGTGAAACACCTGTTGATATAATTCCATTGTATGTGAAAGCTGGTTCTATCATTCCTGTTGGTCCTACTGTTCAGTTTGCAACAGAGAAATCATGGGACGATTTACAGCTTCGTATTTATCCAGGAGCTAATGGAGAATTTACTCTGTATGAAGATGAGGATGATAATTATAACTATGAAAAAGGTAAATACTCCACTATCCGTATGACGTGGAATGATAAGGAGCGAAAACTGACTATCCATCCTCGTCAAGGTAACTATAATGGTATGTTGCAAGAACGTAAATTTCATATTGTTCTTGTAAATGGACAAGACGGATTAGGGTTGGATAATGAGTCATATACTGTAAATGTGGAATACCAAGGGAAAAAAATAAATATAAAACTACCATGA